The genomic interval TTGTGGCATTTATGGAGGAAATTATGCTGCGCGGGATAATTCTCCAATCGCTTTCTGAAAAAATCGGATTTGCCGGAGCAGCATTAACTAGCTCAGTAATCTTTGCAGCACTGCACCTCTTGAATCCCGGAATAGATTTATTGTCGTTAATAAATATAACTTTAGCCGGATTAGTGCTTTCATTTATGTACTTCAAAACTAAAACACTTTGGATGAGCATTGCTTTTCATTATTTCTGGAATGTAGGTATAGCACTGTTTCTTGGAGTAAGTGTAAGCGGATACCAACCTGAGGCATCATTGATAATTATAATCGAAGTTCCTCAGAATATATTCTGGGGTGGACATTTTGGTCCCGAAAGCGGACTGGTAACCACTTTATTCTTATTAATGATTTTTTATCCGATTGCAAAATATGGAAAAATTTCTCCATATGTAACATCGAAATTGTTTAAGCGTCGTTACAAGGAATCAGTATTAAAATCAAACTGATGAAATAAAATCTGAATAATTATGAAAACGAAATTTATTGTAATTCTCGCAATCTTTGTATTGAGCAGCACTCAAATGATTTCCCAATGGTCAATCATGCGTTCAGATGCTGATAGTCTGGTACGTCTGGGTACGGGATACATTTATAATGTCGAATTTAGCAAAGCTGAGGAATGCTTCAGACAGGTAAAGGATATATACCCTGAGCATCCTGCGGGATATTTTCTTGATGCAATGGTTGAATGGTGGCGAATAACTTTGGATAGGTCAACAAATCGGCATGACGCAAATTTTGAAAGAAAGATTTCGCAAGTAGTAACAATGTGTGACAAATTGTTGAAGGAAAATCCATCTAATTTGAACGGACTATTTTTCAAAGCCGGTGCAATTGGTTTTCGTGGACGCTATTTTGCTCAAAAAGAAGAATGGATAAAAGCTGCCAGAGATGGGAGCTCTGCGTATAATTTGTTAATCGAATGTTACAAAATTGCACCTCAAAACCATGACATAATGCTTGGAACGGGTATTTACAATTACTTTGCGGTAGCTGTTCCCGAAAAATACCCACTGCTGAAACCGCTGCTCGCTTTTTTACCACGTGGCGATAAGTTGTTAGCCATGCACCAATTACGTGCTGCCGCAAGGAATGCTCGGTATGCGAATATCGAAGCAAAAACTGTGCTTCTACAAATTTATTATTCATTCGAACGAGATAATGATTTCGCACATGCAATGGCTCAGGAATTATTCGAAGCATACCCACAAAATGCATATTTCCACAGATATTTGGGTAGAGTAATAGTACGCAAAGGTCTGACAGATGAGTATGAAAAGATTTGGCGTGAAATTTTGCTAAAATGCATGGACAAAAAATTCGGTTACGACAATCTGACTGCCCGCGAAGCAATGTATTACGTTGGTTTGGCGCTGCTGAAAAAAGGTCGCTATGACCAAGCCTTGAGATATTTTTTGAAATCTGACGAGGGAAATGTCGTGCTCGATAAAGAATCATCGGGATTTCAAGTAAACTCAAATCTGTATATCGGCAATATTTATGATGTGACAGGCAAACGGGACTTGGCACTTCAATATTATCGCAAAGTACTTGCTATGAAGGATTATGAGGATTCCCACAGAAAAGCACAAAATTATATCAATAAGGGATATGGCAAATGATATATTGTCAATTCCGAATTTTGATTTTTTTACTTTTTCTATCAAATTCAGTTGTGGCATGGTCCCAACAAACAACTTTGCCCGGAATTGACGTTCTGCAAGCTGAATCTTTTGCTTCAATCAGTGGCAAAAAGATATTATTGCTGTCGAATAGCTCAGGACGTAACTCAAAGGGGCAATCAACTCTTGAAATACTTTCGAAATCAAACAAATTTGAATTCTTAGGTGTTTTAGCACCTGAACACGGCTACTACACTGCTGTTCCGGCAGGTCAATCAATAAGCGAAGAAACAATTGACGGAATTAAAATATATTCGATTTACGGTTCAACAAAAGAGCCTGATAAAGGCTTGATGAGACATGCCGATGCAATTGTAGTTGATATTCAAGACATCGGAGTTCGCTCTTACACATATATCAGTTCATTGCACCGAACCATGAAAGCCGCAGCACAATCCGGTAAGCAGCTTATTGTACTTGACCGCCCAAACCCAATTGGTGGATTGATTGTGGATGGCAATGTACTCGAGCCAGGAATGGAATCTTTTGTTGGAGTGGTGCAAATCCCTTATATTCATGGATTGACAATCGGCGAATTAGCATTGATGATTAATGAAGAAGGTTGGTTGGGAATTGGAGCTAACAATGAAGCACTGAAATGCGATTTGCAGGTCATCAGAATGTCGGGCTGGCAAAGATGGATGGCATGGGAAGATACAGGTTTGATGTGGTTTCCGACTTCGCCGCATGTCCCAACACCGGATGCCGTCAGAGGATTGGCTTGTTTGGGTATTTATGGCGAAATTGGGCTAATGAGCATCGGAATTGGCTCCACATCGCCTTTTCAATACTTTGGGAGTCCAAGTTTTAATCCCAAAGCAGTTTTGAAAATTCTCGAAAAAGAAAACTTGTTAGGATTGTACTTGTCGCAATCAAGGTTTCAGCCATTTTATGGAATGTATTCAAATAAGAGCATTGAGGCTGTTTTATTACGTTTCGCCCCCAATCAAGATTTTCGACCTTATACTTGGGGATTGAAATTAGTTTTGGCTGCAAGGGAAGTTCATCCCGATTTGTTCAAAAGTGAGACTAAAAGAGCCGGAATTGATATGTTTCACAAGGTAACGGGCACAAAAGATTTATACAATGCGCTTTTCAATAATTTGCCCGATGACGTGGTGCTGAAAATTGCAAATCGCGGAGTTGAAGATTTTTTGCTTCTCCGAAGCAAATATTTTCTTTATTGATTTTCAAAGTCGTAGCCTGTTTCTTGCAGAATTTTATACACATCCTCGCTACTTTCGGTCAACATTAGTTTTTGCCTAATTTCCGATGCACCGTAAAAATCGTAAGTATAAATTTTGAAAAATCTTTTTAAAATCGGGAAGTTCTTTCTCCCTTTCCAAGTTTTCAAGAATAATGAGACGTGATTCCACAAAAGACCTAATTTCTCTTCAGGAGTTCGTTCTATTTGTGGAGAGTTGAAAATCCATGGATTCTTGAAAATCCCTCTGCCAATCATATATCCATCAGCTTTGTATTCATCAAATTTTTGGTGGCAGTCATCAATAGATAGCAAATCGCCATTTCCGATAATCGGAATTTGTGCCTCATTTTTTTTGAGAGTTGCAATGGCTTTTCCCATTTCAGCCCATACGGCAGGATAGTCCGACATCATTTTTTGAGTTCGGCAATGCAATGTAATGCAAGCGGGCTTAGCTTCAATCAGGTGAGACATCCATTCCTCAGTGATATGGCGTTCAACACCTGTGCGCGTTTTGACGCTGACAGGAACCGAAGAACCTTCCTTAGTCGCTGCGATTATTTCCTTTGCCAATTCGGGATATTTGATGAGTTGAGAGCATGAAATATGCTTGACAATCTTTTTCACAGGGCAACCCATGTTAATATCAATACCGTCGAAGTCCATTTCTTCAGAAATTAATTTTGCCGAGCGATAATACTTTTCAGGGTCAGAACCCCAAATTTGAGCAATGATTTTTATATTTTTCTTCTTAAGTATTTGCCTTTCCGTATCGCTTATATGAAGGCGATGAATCACATTGTCTCGCCCTACGGGGTGTAAAAGCCCGTCGGTTGAAGTAAATTCGGCAAATACCGCATGAA from Candidatus Kapaibacterium sp. carries:
- a CDS encoding CPBP family intramembrane metalloprotease; this encodes MSAKFSLFVHPWYRIAFFLVAVLIFWTASFYFGSPSHGFDVLHLVIFPIFMIAISGFIEWSRPGKHFWIFGLSFDRTAFHNIALALNLVLSFVIIFSITSLIFFDVSIGEMGFPILYILIYHVFVAFMEEIMLRGIILQSLSEKIGFAGAALTSSVIFAALHLLNPGIDLLSLINITLAGLVLSFMYFKTKTLWMSIAFHYFWNVGIALFLGVSVSGYQPEASLIIIIEVPQNIFWGGHFGPESGLVTTLFLLMIFYPIAKYGKISPYVTSKLFKRRYKESVLKSN
- a CDS encoding tetratricopeptide repeat protein; translation: MKTKFIVILAIFVLSSTQMISQWSIMRSDADSLVRLGTGYIYNVEFSKAEECFRQVKDIYPEHPAGYFLDAMVEWWRITLDRSTNRHDANFERKISQVVTMCDKLLKENPSNLNGLFFKAGAIGFRGRYFAQKEEWIKAARDGSSAYNLLIECYKIAPQNHDIMLGTGIYNYFAVAVPEKYPLLKPLLAFLPRGDKLLAMHQLRAAARNARYANIEAKTVLLQIYYSFERDNDFAHAMAQELFEAYPQNAYFHRYLGRVIVRKGLTDEYEKIWREILLKCMDKKFGYDNLTAREAMYYVGLALLKKGRYDQALRYFLKSDEGNVVLDKESSGFQVNSNLYIGNIYDVTGKRDLALQYYRKVLAMKDYEDSHRKAQNYINKGYGK
- a CDS encoding DUF1343 domain-containing protein; translation: MIYCQFRILIFLLFLSNSVVAWSQQTTLPGIDVLQAESFASISGKKILLLSNSSGRNSKGQSTLEILSKSNKFEFLGVLAPEHGYYTAVPAGQSISEETIDGIKIYSIYGSTKEPDKGLMRHADAIVVDIQDIGVRSYTYISSLHRTMKAAAQSGKQLIVLDRPNPIGGLIVDGNVLEPGMESFVGVVQIPYIHGLTIGELALMINEEGWLGIGANNEALKCDLQVIRMSGWQRWMAWEDTGLMWFPTSPHVPTPDAVRGLACLGIYGEIGLMSIGIGSTSPFQYFGSPSFNPKAVLKILEKENLLGLYLSQSRFQPFYGMYSNKSIEAVLLRFAPNQDFRPYTWGLKLVLAAREVHPDLFKSETKRAGIDMFHKVTGTKDLYNALFNNLPDDVVLKIANRGVEDFLLLRSKYFLY
- a CDS encoding tRNA-dihydrouridine synthase codes for the protein MMESKRHNFWLDLPRPFYTLAPMEDVTDTVFRELIMGISDENYLHAVFAEFTSTDGLLHPVGRDNVIHRLHISDTERQILKKKNIKIIAQIWGSDPEKYYRSAKLISEEMDFDGIDINMGCPVKKIVKHISCSQLIKYPELAKEIIAATKEGSSVPVSVKTRTGVERHITEEWMSHLIEAKPACITLHCRTQKMMSDYPAVWAEMGKAIATLKKNEAQIPIIGNGDLLSIDDCHQKFDEYKADGYMIGRGIFKNPWIFNSPQIERTPEEKLGLLWNHVSLFLKTWKGRKNFPILKRFFKIYTYDFYGASEIRQKLMLTESSEDVYKILQETGYDFENQ